The Limibacillus sp. sequence CGCTGCTTCCAGAGGGCTTCGAGTTGAACGACATGATCGTGCAGCGCTATCCCAGCGGTTGCCGGGGCATCACCCCGCACGTCGACCACATCCGCTATCAAGGGCTGGTCGCCATTCTGGTGTTCCAGGGGCGCGGCAAGTTCGAGATCGTCGCCGACCGTAGCGGGGCCGCCCCGCAAGAGGTGCCCAACGGACCCGGCGACCTGCTTTTGATGACCGCGCCCGGATTCGCCGGAGAGCGCCGCCGCCCCTTCCACCGTCTGAGCGAGGTCAGCGAACCGCGCGTCATTCTGGGGCTCCGCTGGGACAGCCGTCATGGAGAGCCCTGGTAGCAAGGGCTCTGGCAGCACGCCTGCAAAGCTGCTAGGAAGCGCGCCGTCATGCTGCTGTCCGACTTCGACTACGACCTGCCGCGCCGTTTCATCGCGCAGCGCCCCGCGGAACCGCGGGAGTCCGCGAAGCTGCTGCGCGTGGGCGCGGACGGTCTGTCCGATCATATCGTCGCCGATCTGCCCGGCTTGCTGCGCCCCGGCGATCTGCTGATCTTCAACGACACCAAGGTGATCCCGGCGCGCCTGCGCGGCCGCCGCAACAACGCCAAGGTGGAAGCCCTGCTCCACAAGGCCGAACCCGCCGACGAGCGGGGCCGCCTGCTGTGGCGCGCCTTCTGCCGCCCGGCCAAGCGTCTTCGACCCGGAGAGGGTATCGTCTTCGCCAAAGGCTTCGAGGCCGAGATACTGGAAAAGCAGGAGGGCGGCGAACTGCTGCTCGCCTTCGACATGCCGCCCGAGGCGCTGCACGCGGCGTTGGAGCAGTACGGCGAAGCGCCGCTACCGCCCTATATCGAACGCGAGGAAGGCGCCGACGATCAGGACCTGCGCGACTACCAGACCATCTTCGCCAAGCGTGAAGGGGCGGTCGCCGCCCCCACGGCCGGCCTGCACTTCACCCCATCGCTGATGGCGGCGCTGAAGGAGCGCGGGCTGGAGACGGCCTCGGTGACGCTGCATGTCGGCGCCGGAACCTTCCTGCCGGTCAAGGTGGAGAAAATCGCAGACCACAAGATGCACAGCGAATGGGGCGAGGTAAGCCCGGAAACAGCCGACGCCATCGCCCGGACCAAAGCAGCGGGCGGGCGCGTCATCTCGGTCGGCACCACCTCTCTGCGCATCCTGGAAACGGCGGCGGCTGAGAGCGGCGCGGTCACGAGCTTCCAGGGGGACACCTCGATCTTCATCACGCCCGGCTTCACCTTCCGGGCCGTCGATCTGCTGCTCACCAATTTCCACCTGCCCTGCTCCACCCTCCTGATGCTGGTCAGCGCCTTCAGCGGCCGGCGGCGGATGCTCCAGGCCTATGAACACGCCAAGCAGCAGGGCTATCGTTTCTTCTCCTACGGCGATGCCTGTCTCCTGGAGCGGCTGAAAGAGGACTTGCCGGCATGAGCGGTCTGGGGTTTGAGATTTTGGGCCGGGACGGCGCGGCTCGGCGCGGGCGCCTGACCACCGCGCACGGCACGGCGGAGACGCCAGCCTTCATGGCGGTGGGAACGGCGGCCACCGTCAAGGGGCTGACCAGCGATCAGGTCCGCGCCACCGGCACGCAGATCGTGCTCGGCAATACCTATCATCTGATGCTGCGTCCCACGGCCGAGCGGGTCGCGGCCCTGGGCGGCCTGCACCGCTTCATGAACTGGCAGGGACCCATCCTGACCGATTCCGGCGGCTATCAGGTCATGTCCCTGGCCGACCTGCGCAAGATTACCGAAGAGGGCGTCACCTTTAAGTCCCACATCGACGGCGGGCGCCATGCCCTGACCCCTGAACGGGCGGTGGAGATCCAGGACCTGCTCGACGCCAATATCACCATGGTGCTGGACGAGTGCACGCCCTTCCCGGTCGAGGAGGCCGAGGCCAAGCGCTCCATGGAGCGCTCCATGCGCTGGGCGGCGCGCTGCAAGGAAGCCTTTCGCGCTCGCGAGGGCTACGGCCTCTTCGGGATCGTGCAGGGCAGTGTCTTCCCGGCGCTGCGCCGCGCCTCCGCGGAAGCCCTGAAAGAGATCGGCTTCGACGGCTACGCCATCGGCGGGCTCGCCGTTGGCGAAGGCCAGGAGCTCATGTTCTCCATGGTGGACGCGACGATTCCCCACCTGCCCGAGGAGCGCCCGCGCTACCTGATGGGCGTCGGCAAGCCCGCAGATCTGGTGGGCGCGGTGCGGCGGGGGGTCGACATGTTCGACTGCGTCCTGCCGACCCGCTCGGGCCGCACGGCCCAGGCCTTTACCCCGCGCGGCACGGTGAACCTGCGAAACGCCCGCCATCAGGACGACCCGAGGCCGCTGCAGGAGGATTGCCCCTGCACCGCCTGCCGCGATCATTCCCGGGCCTACCTGCATCATCTCTTCCGCGCTGACGAGATGCTGGGGCCGATCCTGCTGACCGAACACAATCTCACCTATTATCAAAGCCTGATGGCGGGGCTGCGGGCGGCCATTGAGGAAGGCCGGCTGGAGCCCTTCGCGGCCAGCTTCGAGGCTGCGCAGGCCAAGGGCGACATCGCGCCTCTCCAAGGCTAGACTCAGCCCCATGACGGCCGAGGACCCGAAAGCGGAGATCCGCGACCAGGCGCTTGCCCTGGGCTTCGATGCGGTCGGCTTCGCGCCCGCCGATCTGGGCGGCGTCGCCGCTGACCGGCTGAGGCAGTTCCTGGCCGAGGGTCTTCAGGGCGACATGGGCTGGCTCGCCGAGCGGTCGGAACAGCGCGGAGAGCCGCAGGCCCTGTGGCCGGACGCGAAGAGCGTCATCGTGCTGGCCCAGAACTACGGGCCAGAGGAAGACCCGCTTGCGACCCTGGAAGAGCCGGAGCAGGCCACCGTCTCCGTCTACGCGCGCAACCGCGACTACCACGACCTGATCAAGAAGCGGCTGAAGCGGCTTGGCCGCTGGATGGCCGAGCGCTACGGCTGTCAGCTCAAGGTCTTCGTCGACACCGCCCCGGTGATGGAAAAGCCGCTGGCGGAAAAGGCGGGAGTCGGCTGGCAGGGCAAGCACACCAACCTCGTCTCGCGGGCGTTCGGCTCCTGGCTCTTTCTGGGAGAGATATTCTGCGATCTGGAGCTTGCCCCCGATCCGCCGGAGGCCGACCACTGCGGGTCTTGCCGCGCCTGTCTCGACGTCTGCCCGACCGACGCCTTCCCCGCGCCCTACCGCCTGGATGCGCGGCGCTGCATCTCCTACCTGACCATCGAGCACAAGGGACCCATTGAGCGAAGCCTGCGCCCCCTGATGGGCAACAGGATCTATGGCTGCGACGACTGCCTGGCCGTCTGTCCCTGGAACAAGTTCGCCAGCGGGACGGGCGAACCCACGCTCCAGGCGCGCCAGGACTTGACCGCGCCGCGGCTCGCGGAGCTTGCGGAGCTGGACGACGCCGCCTTCCGCGCGCACTTCTCGGGCAGTCCGATCAAGCGCAGCGGACGCGACCGCTTCCTGCGCAACGTTCTGATAGCCATCGGAAACTCAGGGAGCGAGAGCGTCGTTCCCTCCGCCATGGCGCGGCTTGACGATGGGTCGCCGCTGGTGCGCGGCGCCGCCGTCTGGGCGCTGTCGCGGCTGCTCGACCGAACAGCGTTCGACCAACTGAGGCGCGAGCGTCTGGAGAGAGAGAAGGATCCGTCGGTTCAGGAGGAGTGGCTGCCCGAGAGCGAGCGGATATAGGCATGAAGGTTGGAGAGACTGAAGGGCTTGCGCATCACTTGGCGGCATCCCAGTTCGCGGGCGCGCTCCAGCTCGCCGTCGCTGCCCGACATCAGGATCACTTCGCAGTCCTGATCAGGCAGCGTACTGATTTTCCGGTAAGCGCTGATGCCGTCCAGAGCCGGCATTTCCAGGTCCATCACCAGAACGTCGGGACGCATGGCGATCAGGCGCTCTACGGCCTCTTCCCCATCGACTGCTTCCTCGACTTGAAGGCCCTTGCGGGCAAGATACTCGACAATCTCGCCCCGCAGTTCGGCGTCGTCGTCCGTAACCAGTACCCGTAAGGGAAGCTTATCATCACGCATTCAGCCCGGCTCCGACCTTCACTCAAAGACGACAATCGTCAAAGTTTATAACACTTATCAAAGAGTGCCATAAAGATGTAATCGATACTAATTAAATCTAATGATACGCGCGAAAAACTGAATTTACTTCAAGCATTGATAGGTGATTCGCACGGGCTGCAGGGCCGGACAAGGTGTCCAGAAGCTGTCCTGGTCGAGAATGGAGATGTTCTGCGTCCCGTCCGGACAGGATTGCAGCGCGTCGTAGCGGATATCTTCGATATCGTTGATCACGTTGCCATAGCAAAGCGCGCGAACGTCGCTGGGAAAGGCGCGCGTGACGGAATCGGCGAACTTGCGCGCGGGCGGCACCGGCGTGGTGCTGTTCGTGCAACTGGAGACGATCAGGAGCGCCAGGAAGGCCAGAAGGATGCGCCCGGTCGGATTGGCCGAGCAGCGACGCGGCTCTGTTTTCAGCGTCCCTTCCGGGCTCGAAGTTTTCTTTTTCATTCGTCCCCCAGGTCCAAGGCGCCCACGACATGATCTTCAAGGTCTTCTTCGTCGACTTCAAGCTCGCTGACGGCATCGCGCGCAATCCAGGCTCCCGCCTTGGCGACGCTGGACGGGTCGCCGCTGACCAGGGGGTGCCATTCGGGCAGGTCCTTGCCCTCGTAAAGCAGCCTGTAAGCGCAGGTCGGCGGCATCCAGGGCAACTCGGAGAGGTTCCCCGGCGTGAGCGTCACGCAGTTCGGCACCAGGCGGCTGCGCTCCTCATAGCGCGTGCAGCGGCAGGTTCCCAAGTCCAGCAGCTTGCAGGCGACATCGGTCTCGTAGATCACGCCGCTTTCGTCGTCCTCCAGCTTGACCAGGCAGCACTGCGCGCAGCCGTCGCAGAGCGATTCCCACTCCTCGCGGTTCATCTCGTTCAGTGACTTGGACTTCCAGAAGGGTTGCCGGCCGCTCATGGCTCCTCTCGGCGCGAACAGGTGGCGCGATCGCGTGGCGCAAAGCAGGGGCTTCTTAGAGGAGCGGGCTGGAAAAGAAAAGCCCCGCTTCCCGGCGAAGGGGAAGCGGGGCTTTCAATTGGGGAGCATCGGGGATCAAGCGGACTGGCTGACCATCCTTGCAACGCCACCCGAAGGTTTCAGGGCATGCGCCCCGTCGCCGAGCAGAGCCTGGGTCAGGGCGGCGGCGGCGAGGAACAGAGGGTATTCCCAGCCCCCGCCCTCGGCGGTGAAGAGCCAGCCATTGCCGGAATGCACCCAGAGCGCGCCCAGCAGCACCAGCGAAACCCAGCGGGTGAAGACCCCGAGGATCAAGGCGAGCCCGCCGAGCGATTCAGCGGCGATGGTCGCATAGGCGAGGACCGCCGGCAGGCCGAGGGACTCAAAGAACCCGACGGTGCCGCCTACCGTGAAGACGAAAATCTTCAGATAGAGGCCGTGGGCCAGAAACATGACGCCCAGGGACACGCGCAGGATGAGAGCGGCGTAGGGAGCGGTTTTGCTGTCGATCATGGGATTTCTCCTCCAACTCTTGAACGGATCAACGGGATCCAAACTTGCTTGACGAGGAAGATAGATTTGCGTTGACGGGAACAAAATACTAAAGTTTCAGAACTTAATTCTCATATTTGCGAATCATGGGTCTGGTCCGGCGATGACGATGGATTGGGACGACCTCCGCTTCTTTCTTGCGATCCTGAGGGCCGGCGGCCTGCCCGCGGCGGCCCAGCGCCTGGGCGTGACGACCTCCACCGTCTACCGCCGGCTCGATTCCCTTGAGGCGGCGCTGGGCGTGCGTTTGATCGAGCGCGGCGGGCGCAGCATGGCCGTCACGCCGGCGGGCGAAGAGCTTCAGCGGGCCGCCGAGACAATGGACCAAGCCGCCGAGGCGACGGTGAACCGGATCGCCGGGCGCGATCTCGAACCGGCGGGGCTGATCCGCATCACCGCCCCGGACGATCTGGCCGACAGCATCCTGCTGCCGCTCTTCGCCGACTTCCGGGCGCGCTACCCGCGGATCCGGCTCGAACTGGTGACCGACAACCGCTTCTTGAACCTGACGCGGCGCGAAGCGGACGTGGCCCTGCGGCCCACGCGGACCCCTCCCGAGAACCTTCTGGGACGGCGCATCGCCAAGATCGCAAGCGCGGTCTACGCGACACCCGCGCTGGCCGAGACCGCTCTCGACGCTCAGAACTGGGTCACCTGGGAAGAAGGTCTGGGGCCCAGCGCACATGGCAAGTGGCTGGCCGGCGTCCTGGGACCCGGACAACCCGTCCTCAGAGTGAACTCGATGCGCTCCCTGGGAGAGGCCGCGGCAAGGGGGCTGGGAGCGGCTCTGCTGCCCTGCCATGTGGGCGACCCCGATCCGCGCCTCGTGCGGATACTCGCACCACAGGAGGAGTGGGACAGCGACCTATGGCTGCTGACCCATCCGGGCTTGCGGTCGGTCGCGCGCATCCGTCTTCTGACCGACGAGCTTTTCCGCGCCCTGCGCCGGAAAGCCGCGCTCTTTTCAGGGGAACAAGCCTGACGGCTGGGCAAGACAGCTCCGGAACACTATCTTCGCCGGGGAGT is a genomic window containing:
- the queA gene encoding tRNA preQ1(34) S-adenosylmethionine ribosyltransferase-isomerase QueA, whose protein sequence is MLLSDFDYDLPRRFIAQRPAEPRESAKLLRVGADGLSDHIVADLPGLLRPGDLLIFNDTKVIPARLRGRRNNAKVEALLHKAEPADERGRLLWRAFCRPAKRLRPGEGIVFAKGFEAEILEKQEGGELLLAFDMPPEALHAALEQYGEAPLPPYIEREEGADDQDLRDYQTIFAKREGAVAAPTAGLHFTPSLMAALKERGLETASVTLHVGAGTFLPVKVEKIADHKMHSEWGEVSPETADAIARTKAAGGRVISVGTTSLRILETAAAESGAVTSFQGDTSIFITPGFTFRAVDLLLTNFHLPCSTLLMLVSAFSGRRRMLQAYEHAKQQGYRFFSYGDACLLERLKEDLPA
- a CDS encoding LysR family transcriptional regulator, coding for MTMDWDDLRFFLAILRAGGLPAAAQRLGVTTSTVYRRLDSLEAALGVRLIERGGRSMAVTPAGEELQRAAETMDQAAEATVNRIAGRDLEPAGLIRITAPDDLADSILLPLFADFRARYPRIRLELVTDNRFLNLTRREADVALRPTRTPPENLLGRRIAKIASAVYATPALAETALDAQNWVTWEEGLGPSAHGKWLAGVLGPGQPVLRVNSMRSLGEAAARGLGAALLPCHVGDPDPRLVRILAPQEEWDSDLWLLTHPGLRSVARIRLLTDELFRALRRKAALFSGEQA
- the tgt gene encoding tRNA guanosine(34) transglycosylase Tgt; this encodes MSGLGFEILGRDGAARRGRLTTAHGTAETPAFMAVGTAATVKGLTSDQVRATGTQIVLGNTYHLMLRPTAERVAALGGLHRFMNWQGPILTDSGGYQVMSLADLRKITEEGVTFKSHIDGGRHALTPERAVEIQDLLDANITMVLDECTPFPVEEAEAKRSMERSMRWAARCKEAFRAREGYGLFGIVQGSVFPALRRASAEALKEIGFDGYAIGGLAVGEGQELMFSMVDATIPHLPEERPRYLMGVGKPADLVGAVRRGVDMFDCVLPTRSGRTAQAFTPRGTVNLRNARHQDDPRPLQEDCPCTACRDHSRAYLHHLFRADEMLGPILLTEHNLTYYQSLMAGLRAAIEEGRLEPFAASFEAAQAKGDIAPLQG
- a CDS encoding DoxX family protein yields the protein MIDSKTAPYAALILRVSLGVMFLAHGLYLKIFVFTVGGTVGFFESLGLPAVLAYATIAAESLGGLALILGVFTRWVSLVLLGALWVHSGNGWLFTAEGGGWEYPLFLAAAALTQALLGDGAHALKPSGGVARMVSQSA
- the queG gene encoding tRNA epoxyqueuosine(34) reductase QueG yields the protein MTAEDPKAEIRDQALALGFDAVGFAPADLGGVAADRLRQFLAEGLQGDMGWLAERSEQRGEPQALWPDAKSVIVLAQNYGPEEDPLATLEEPEQATVSVYARNRDYHDLIKKRLKRLGRWMAERYGCQLKVFVDTAPVMEKPLAEKAGVGWQGKHTNLVSRAFGSWLFLGEIFCDLELAPDPPEADHCGSCRACLDVCPTDAFPAPYRLDARRCISYLTIEHKGPIERSLRPLMGNRIYGCDDCLAVCPWNKFASGTGEPTLQARQDLTAPRLAELAELDDAAFRAHFSGSPIKRSGRDRFLRNVLIAIGNSGSESVVPSAMARLDDGSPLVRGAAVWALSRLLDRTAFDQLRRERLEREKDPSVQEEWLPESERI
- a CDS encoding YcgN family cysteine cluster protein, producing MSGRQPFWKSKSLNEMNREEWESLCDGCAQCCLVKLEDDESGVIYETDVACKLLDLGTCRCTRYEERSRLVPNCVTLTPGNLSELPWMPPTCAYRLLYEGKDLPEWHPLVSGDPSSVAKAGAWIARDAVSELEVDEEDLEDHVVGALDLGDE
- a CDS encoding response regulator: MRDDKLPLRVLVTDDDAELRGEIVEYLARKGLQVEEAVDGEEAVERLIAMRPDVLVMDLEMPALDGISAYRKISTLPDQDCEVILMSGSDGELERARELGCRQVMRKPFSLSNLHAYIRSLSGSHSS